One genomic segment of Deinococcus aestuarii includes these proteins:
- a CDS encoding alpha/beta fold hydrolase, with amino-acid sequence MTGEPRAVLVPGTLCDAALWAGVALPKGACLLDMVRGDSLPEAAARVLATLPTGGRVHLVGFSLGAIVAFEVLRRAPERLARLTLLGANPHAPTPLQLETWAAHERQVRAGHFGEVAEALAGGAGPNRGAVLEMARRVGPEVYLEQLGLLRSRPDSRADVARFTGPLTLLVGAEDTVTPPRLAEDLRSFAPHASVRIVPEAGHYLPLDAPDAVSDTLNTVAHA; translated from the coding sequence GTGACCGGCGAGCCGCGAGCGGTGTTGGTGCCGGGCACGCTGTGTGACGCGGCGCTGTGGGCGGGTGTGGCCCTGCCGAAGGGGGCGTGCCTGCTCGACATGGTGCGTGGCGACTCGCTGCCGGAGGCCGCCGCACGCGTTCTGGCTACGCTGCCGACCGGAGGGAGGGTGCACCTCGTGGGCTTCTCGCTGGGGGCCATCGTCGCCTTCGAGGTGCTGCGCCGGGCCCCGGAGAGGCTCGCCCGTCTCACCCTGCTGGGCGCCAACCCGCACGCGCCCACGCCGCTTCAGTTGGAGACGTGGGCGGCCCACGAACGCCAGGTTCGCGCCGGGCACTTCGGGGAGGTGGCGGAAGCCCTGGCGGGCGGCGCAGGTCCCAATCGCGGGGCTGTGCTGGAGATGGCGCGGCGGGTGGGGCCGGAGGTCTACCTGGAACAGCTCGGCCTCCTGCGGTCCCGCCCGGACAGCCGCGCCGATGTCGCCCGCTTCACCGGGCCGCTGACGCTGCTCGTCGGCGCGGAGGATACCGTCACGCCGCCTCGCCTCGCGGAAGACCTGCGCTCGTTCGCCCCCCATGCCTCCGTCCGCATCGTTCCGGAAGCGGGGCATTACCTTCCGTTGGATGCTCCGGATGCCGTCTCAGACACGCTCAACACGGTGGCTCATGCCTGA
- a CDS encoding HpcH/HpaI aldolase family protein — protein sequence MPDALSRLQGRLFAGETVLNGWLHLPGGVSAEVMGRAGYDSLTVDLQHGLIGDGGLVATLEAIAGTPAAPLVRVPWLHPPDLMRALDAGAAGVICPMIDTPAQARALVHACRYAPQGGRSFGPTRARLVYGEDYGERADRETLVFAMIETAQAVQNLDAILGTPGLSGVYVGPGDLSLSLTGRASLDFRHGEVAPVVARIAEATLRLGLIPGIFTPGADLARAAVDLGYRFVTAGSDLALLGGAARAVVRELRGQEVLSTSPASS from the coding sequence ATGCCTGACGCCCTCTCACGCCTTCAGGGCCGTCTCTTCGCCGGGGAGACCGTGCTCAATGGCTGGCTGCACCTCCCCGGCGGGGTGAGCGCGGAGGTGATGGGCCGCGCGGGGTACGACAGCCTGACGGTGGACCTGCAACACGGCCTGATCGGGGACGGCGGGCTCGTCGCCACGCTGGAGGCCATCGCGGGCACGCCCGCCGCGCCGCTCGTGCGCGTGCCCTGGCTGCACCCGCCCGACCTGATGCGGGCCCTGGACGCCGGGGCCGCCGGGGTGATCTGCCCCATGATCGACACGCCCGCGCAGGCCCGCGCCCTCGTCCACGCCTGCCGGTACGCGCCGCAGGGCGGGCGCAGCTTCGGCCCCACCCGCGCCCGGCTGGTGTACGGCGAGGACTACGGGGAGCGCGCCGACCGGGAGACGCTGGTGTTCGCCATGATCGAGACGGCGCAGGCCGTCCAGAATCTCGACGCCATCCTGGGCACGCCCGGCCTCAGCGGCGTGTACGTCGGTCCGGGGGACCTGAGTTTGAGCCTCACGGGCCGCGCCTCCCTGGACTTCCGGCACGGCGAGGTCGCCCCGGTCGTCGCCCGCATCGCCGAAGCCACCCTGCGCCTTGGCCTCATCCCCGGCATCTTCACGCCCGGCGCCGACCTCGCCCGTGCGGCGGTGGACCTTGGTTACCGCTTCGTGACCGCCGGGTCCGACCTCGCCCTGCTCGGGGGAGCGGCCCGCGCCGTGGTGCGGGAGCTGCGCGGTCAGGAGGTCCTGTCCACATCCCCAGCCAGCTCTTGA
- a CDS encoding cupin domain-containing protein: protein MTSSPNTRPAEDLGAMTGNVVRFADLKPRAVPLMFIDSIIPGHQRHNYAIIGDTASENDAYAPLITTPHGFQIGMVRARQGNGPAYHTHDYIESFLPLRGRWRFYWGEHEDRVDGETILGEFDYVTLPPRLWRGFEAVDEGESWIFAVLEKHEVYGGKDPYWAPEVIRKAREHGFEADERGKMIKPGNFAELEGQMRRQFGDE from the coding sequence ATGACTTCCAGCCCGAACACCAGACCCGCCGAGGACCTCGGGGCGATGACCGGCAACGTGGTGCGATTTGCCGACCTGAAGCCGCGCGCCGTGCCGCTGATGTTTATCGACAGCATCATTCCCGGGCACCAGCGGCACAATTACGCGATCATCGGCGACACGGCCTCGGAGAACGACGCCTACGCGCCCTTGATCACCACGCCCCACGGCTTTCAGATCGGTATGGTCCGCGCCCGGCAGGGCAACGGGCCCGCCTACCACACCCACGACTACATCGAGTCCTTCCTGCCGCTGCGGGGCCGCTGGCGCTTTTACTGGGGCGAGCACGAGGACCGGGTGGATGGCGAGACGATCCTGGGGGAATTCGACTACGTGACGTTGCCGCCCCGGCTCTGGCGCGGCTTCGAGGCCGTGGACGAGGGCGAAAGCTGGATTTTCGCGGTGCTGGAAAAGCACGAGGTCTACGGGGGCAAGGACCCCTATTGGGCGCCCGAGGTCATCCGCAAGGCGCGCGAGCACGGCTTCGAGGCCGACGAACGGGGCAAGATGATCAAGCCGGGGAACTTCGCGGAACTCGAAGGGCAGATGCGCCGGCAGTTCGGGGACGAGTAG
- a CDS encoding SDR family NAD(P)-dependent oxidoreductase yields the protein MTGELGGRVALVTGGAGGIGTAICEVLAGAGATVLVGYAGGEARAAALAARLPGRGAHRALLTRVDDSATLGTAAEGVRAREGRLDLLVNNAGVTTPVPHADLDGLTDEWIDTILRVNVRGAFACVRAFAPLLREGEGGLVVNISSVAGQTGLGSNVAYCASKAALDSLTRSLGRALAPDIRVLSVSPGWVDGEYAQRMPTELIAAQTARTPLGRIARPEEVARAVLAAVTHLTFSTGCILPVDGGRPLG from the coding sequence GTGACGGGCGAACTGGGCGGACGGGTGGCCCTCGTCACCGGCGGGGCGGGCGGCATCGGGACGGCGATCTGCGAGGTGCTGGCCGGGGCGGGCGCCACCGTGCTGGTCGGGTACGCGGGCGGCGAGGCGCGGGCGGCGGCGCTGGCGGCCCGCCTGCCGGGGAGGGGCGCACACCGCGCCCTGCTCACCCGGGTGGACGACAGCGCCACGCTGGGGACCGCCGCCGAGGGCGTGCGTGCGCGTGAGGGCCGCCTCGACCTGCTCGTCAACAATGCCGGGGTGACCACGCCGGTGCCGCACGCGGACTTGGACGGCCTGACCGACGAGTGGATCGACACCATCTTGCGGGTGAACGTGCGCGGCGCCTTTGCTTGCGTGCGGGCCTTCGCGCCGCTGTTGCGGGAGGGAGAGGGCGGGCTGGTCGTCAACATCAGCTCGGTCGCGGGGCAGACGGGGCTGGGCAGCAACGTCGCCTACTGTGCCAGCAAGGCCGCGCTCGACTCGCTGACCCGCAGCCTGGGCCGGGCGCTGGCGCCGGATATCCGGGTGCTCAGCGTCTCGCCCGGCTGGGTGGACGGCGAGTACGCCCAGCGGATGCCCACCGAGCTGATCGCCGCCCAGACCGCCCGCACGCCGCTGGGCCGCATCGCCCGACCCGAGGAGGTCGCCCGTGCCGTGCTTGCCGCCGTCACACACCTCACCTTCAGCACCGGCTGCATTCTTCCGGTGGACGGCGGACGCCCACTGGGCTGA
- the hisD gene encoding histidinol dehydrogenase, whose protein sequence is MARTLKPGMSAQTQLQVHAEVEGTVRGIIEDVRASGDEALRELSERFDGWNPPSFRLSEAEIEALVAQVPDEHLESIRFALEQVQRFARAQRASIQDVEVETLPGVTLGHRVLPVGSVACYVPGGRYPMVASAIMSVATAKVAGVSRVAAVTPPKAGQPYPATVATMHLAGADEIYIMGGVQALAALALGTGSIGAVDMLVGPGNAYVAEAKRQLFGQVGIDLLAGPTETLVIADDSADAEMVATDLLGQAEHGPNSPAVLLTTSETLARAVVPEIERQLGVLRTADVAGQAWRDYGQIILADSDEEMVRLADEIASEHVQVLTRDPNYFLEHMTNYGSLFLGPETNVAYGDKAIGTNHILPTGRAARYTGGLWVGKFLKTVTYQRATAGASAVVGRHCSVICGVEGFAGHQRQADLRVERYGEAVPVTAVP, encoded by the coding sequence ATGGCCCGCACCCTGAAACCCGGCATGAGCGCCCAGACCCAACTCCAAGTCCACGCCGAGGTCGAGGGGACGGTGCGTGGCATCATCGAGGACGTTCGCGCCAGCGGCGACGAGGCCCTGCGGGAACTCTCGGAGCGGTTCGACGGGTGGAATCCGCCGTCCTTCCGGCTGAGCGAGGCCGAGATAGAGGCTCTGGTCGCCCAGGTGCCGGACGAGCACCTGGAGTCCATCCGCTTCGCGCTGGAGCAGGTGCAACGTTTCGCCCGGGCGCAGCGTGCCTCCATTCAGGACGTGGAGGTCGAGACGCTGCCGGGCGTGACGCTGGGGCACCGGGTCCTGCCGGTGGGCAGCGTGGCCTGCTACGTGCCGGGCGGGCGCTATCCGATGGTCGCCAGCGCCATCATGAGCGTGGCGACGGCGAAGGTCGCGGGCGTCTCCCGGGTGGCCGCCGTGACCCCGCCCAAGGCCGGGCAGCCCTACCCCGCCACGGTGGCGACGATGCACCTCGCCGGGGCCGACGAGATCTACATCATGGGCGGCGTGCAGGCCCTCGCCGCGCTCGCGCTGGGGACAGGGAGCATTGGGGCGGTGGACATGCTCGTCGGGCCCGGCAACGCCTACGTAGCGGAAGCCAAGCGGCAACTGTTCGGCCAGGTGGGCATCGACCTCCTCGCGGGGCCGACCGAGACCCTGGTCATCGCCGACGATTCCGCCGACGCCGAGATGGTCGCCACCGACCTGCTGGGGCAGGCCGAACACGGGCCGAACAGCCCGGCGGTGCTGCTGACCACCTCCGAGACGCTGGCGCGGGCGGTGGTCCCCGAGATCGAGCGGCAACTCGGCGTGCTGAGGACGGCGGACGTTGCCGGGCAGGCGTGGCGCGACTACGGCCAGATCATCCTCGCCGACTCGGACGAGGAGATGGTGCGCCTGGCCGACGAGATCGCCTCCGAGCATGTGCAGGTGCTGACCCGCGACCCGAACTACTTCCTGGAGCACATGACCAACTACGGCTCGCTGTTCCTCGGGCCGGAGACGAACGTGGCCTACGGCGACAAGGCCATCGGCACGAACCACATCCTGCCGACGGGGCGCGCGGCGCGCTACACCGGGGGGCTGTGGGTCGGCAAGTTCCTCAAGACCGTCACCTACCAGCGGGCGACCGCGGGGGCCAGCGCGGTCGTCGGGAGACACTGCTCGGTGATCTGCGGTGTGGAGGGCTTCGCAGGTCACCAGCGCCAGGCCGACCTGCGGGTCGAGCGGTACGGCGAGGCGGTCCCCGTGACCGCAGTTCCTTGA
- a CDS encoding LacI family DNA-binding transcriptional regulator, with the protein MTQPPTLPAPPRRVTSIDVSREAGVSQSAVSRAFTPGARISPQTRRRVLEAAERLGYHPNAIARSLSTRRSGIVALIVGDLHNPFYPQALSQMAQALEARGQRALLLTHDARRDVQETLDAARAYQIEAAIVFPTRLTSTPPTLGDVARGGVPVLLFNRRLPGHDLLSVACDNHAGGRLAAQLLYGSGARRLAFVGGDPDTSTHQDRLRGFAGWLAEAGLSPVAAPARAFQYDWGVQATLDLHAAGERPDAIFGANDIVAIGVLDALRLLGRRVPEEVSVIGFDGIQEAGRVAYQLTTIRQPLEAMIEDALRVLDDPRPDGGPRLHPGELIWRGTVRGAPP; encoded by the coding sequence ATGACCCAGCCCCCGACTCTTCCCGCCCCGCCCCGGCGTGTCACGTCCATCGACGTGTCGCGTGAGGCGGGCGTGTCCCAGTCGGCGGTGTCGCGGGCCTTTACGCCGGGAGCGCGCATCAGCCCCCAGACGCGCCGCCGCGTGCTGGAGGCCGCCGAGCGGCTGGGCTACCACCCCAACGCGATTGCCCGCAGCCTCTCCACCCGGCGCAGCGGGATCGTGGCCCTGATCGTGGGCGACTTGCACAACCCCTTCTACCCGCAGGCGCTCTCGCAGATGGCGCAGGCGCTGGAGGCGCGCGGGCAGCGGGCCCTGCTCCTCACCCACGACGCCCGGCGCGACGTGCAGGAGACGCTCGACGCCGCGCGGGCCTACCAGATCGAGGCCGCCATCGTCTTCCCGACGCGCCTGACCAGCACCCCGCCCACCCTGGGGGACGTGGCCCGGGGCGGCGTCCCGGTGCTGCTGTTCAACCGGCGTCTGCCCGGCCACGACCTGCTCTCGGTCGCCTGCGACAACCACGCCGGGGGACGGCTGGCCGCACAGCTTCTGTACGGCAGCGGGGCGCGCAGGCTCGCCTTCGTCGGCGGCGACCCCGACACGTCCACCCATCAGGACCGCCTGCGGGGTTTTGCCGGGTGGCTGGCGGAGGCGGGCCTGAGCCCGGTCGCCGCGCCCGCCCGCGCCTTTCAGTACGACTGGGGGGTGCAGGCGACCCTCGACCTGCACGCGGCGGGGGAGCGACCGGACGCCATCTTCGGCGCCAACGACATCGTTGCCATCGGGGTATTGGACGCCCTGCGCCTGCTGGGCCGCCGGGTGCCCGAGGAGGTCAGCGTGATCGGGTTCGACGGCATTCAGGAGGCCGGGCGGGTGGCGTACCAGCTCACCACCATCCGCCAGCCGTTGGAGGCCATGATCGAGGACGCCCTGCGCGTGCTCGACGACCCACGGCCGGACGGTGGCCCCCGCCTGCACCCCGGCGAACTGATCTGGCGCGGCACCGTGCGGGGGGCCCCGCCGTGA